One Coccinella septempunctata chromosome 8, icCocSept1.1, whole genome shotgun sequence genomic window carries:
- the LOC123318563 gene encoding TWiK family of potassium channels protein 12: MDRRSYYRSSVRSRASSNSRYSLSSDVDTKTKIKDCCRKTVAFMCSQVGVIGLIVGYTLIGAVCFMKIELKGKDTNYYKAQALKNECSQKLWLVASFHNVFNKTAFIYDSNKVLEEYQKHLVVLIKHNYNGRKLKSLWTFPAALMFSLSAMTMIGYGDIAPRTVWGKVCTVVYAVFGIPLYVLYFLNVGKGLAGIFKWVYVWFVKCSSPQDESYPPKRILVPSTACLWVISGYIMFGTIMFAQWEKWSFLDSSYFCITSLCKLGFGDLVPGNLSTKTGSQLRLVMNYFYMFFGQGLVAMCYHLMSEEVKIKVKELSEDFHQCLKDTQNKINSCFKRKKKVEMMYYK, translated from the coding sequence ATGGATCGACGTTCTTACTACCGTTCTTCCGTGAGAAGTAGAGCAAGCAGCAACAGCAGGTACTCGTTGAGTAGCGATGTTGACACAAAGACCAAAATCAAGGACTGCTGTCGAAAGACCGTGGCGTTTATGTGTTCCCAAGTTGGTGTCATTGGACTTATCGTCGGTTATACCCTGATTGGGGCCGTGTGTTTCATGAAGATCGAGCTTAAAGGAAAGGATACGAATTACTACAAAGCTCAAGCTTTGAAAAACGAATGTTCGCAGAAACTTTGGTTGGTGGCGAGTTTCCACAATGTATTCAACAAGACTGCATTCATCTACGATTCTAACAAAGTTCTGGAAGAGTACCAGAAGCATTTGGTTGTCTTGATCAAACACAACTACAATGGGCGAAAGCTGAAAAGTTTGTGGACGTTTCCAGCAGCTCTAATGTTTTCTTTAAGTGCCATGACTATGATAGGATACGGCGACATCGCTCCAAGAACCGTATGGGGAAAAGTTTGCACTGTTGTTTACGCGGTGTTCGGTATTCCCCTATACGTCTTGTACTTCCTCAACGTCGGTAAGGGCTTAGCGGGAATTTTCAAATGGGTGTATGTATGGTTCGTTAAGTGTAGCTCACCCCAAGACGAAAGCTACCCCCCAAAAAGAATCTTAGTACCATCCACCGCTTGTTTGTGGGTTATCAGCGGTTACATTATGTTCGGTACCATCATGTTTGCGCAGTGGGAAAAGTGGAGCTTTTTAGATAGCAGTTACTTCTGCATAACAAGTTTGTGCAAGCTTGGTTTTGGTGATTTGGTGCCGGGTAATTTGTCTACGAAAACTGGAAGTCAGCTCAGACTTGTAATGAACTATTTTTACATGTTTTTCGGTCAAGGGTTAGTAGCTATGTGTTATCATTTAATGAGCGAAGAAGTAAAGATCAAGGTCAAAGAATTGAGCGAGGACTTCCATCAGTGCCTCAAAGAcactcaaaataaaatcaactcCTGCTTTAAGAGGAAGAAAAAAGTGGAAATGATGTATTATAAGTGA